One Cyanobacteriota bacterium DNA window includes the following coding sequences:
- a CDS encoding FecR family protein → MTTNLTVRKLKRWLDNRYGRVIGWLAVAVCSCLLTIGLHSLPAFAQSRTITQATITEILQSNQVYIQNRLAQVRDIARSGERIRTGQARASLRFNTGAIGRLGTNAVLTVGNQCVHVQQGQVLVNGAANACTRNYIAGVRGTLYLIDVDEQQHERFTVLEGQVNLTRRDRPTAPPVILTPGRRVTINNRGIPGQVQSLTQQEFNQILNSDLFQSFQEPLPGFNALKQSYNQLFPGTVFPLDQGKGAQHWSGTVNLLRVSSQGRPAIALQLTIRNKPQTTYANAVYQIYARKDNRWIPVYSNVGARLLPSSPGAVTPPPEVIPLVALRLDQLGLTPQATLLRGVVLLRYDLPNGARDQRLILETTQSYRDL, encoded by the coding sequence ATGACGACTAACCTCACAGTACGTAAGCTGAAACGATGGCTAGATAACCGGTACGGACGAGTTATAGGCTGGCTAGCGGTTGCTGTTTGCAGTTGTCTGTTGACGATCGGGCTGCACAGTCTTCCTGCCTTTGCTCAGAGCAGAACCATCACCCAAGCTACTATCACCGAAATTCTGCAAAGTAATCAAGTGTATATCCAAAACCGGTTAGCGCAGGTGCGCGACATTGCCCGATCGGGCGAGCGGATTCGCACAGGGCAGGCTAGAGCCAGTCTTCGCTTTAACACTGGAGCGATCGGGCGCTTAGGCACAAACGCTGTGCTCACCGTAGGCAACCAGTGTGTGCATGTTCAACAAGGACAAGTATTGGTCAATGGCGCTGCCAATGCCTGCACTCGCAATTACATTGCTGGTGTGCGAGGCACCCTTTACCTGATCGATGTAGACGAACAACAGCACGAAAGGTTTACAGTGCTAGAGGGACAGGTGAACCTGACGCGCCGCGATCGCCCCACTGCTCCACCCGTCATCCTCACACCGGGACGACGAGTAACCATTAACAACCGGGGCATTCCTGGACAGGTGCAATCCTTAACTCAGCAGGAATTTAACCAGATTCTCAACAGCGACCTGTTCCAGAGTTTTCAAGAGCCATTGCCAGGGTTCAATGCTCTCAAGCAGTCTTATAACCAATTGTTTCCAGGCACTGTATTTCCCCTAGACCAGGGCAAGGGTGCTCAACACTGGAGCGGCACGGTGAACCTGCTCAGGGTTAGCAGTCAAGGACGACCGGCGATCGCCCTACAGTTAACCATTCGCAACAAGCCTCAAACTACCTATGCTAATGCTGTTTACCAAATCTATGCTCGCAAGGATAATCGTTGGATTCCAGTCTACAGCAACGTTGGTGCTCGACTACTCCCTAGCTCACCAGGCGCGGTAACCCCCCCACCAGAAGTTATCCCCCTTGTAGCCCTACGGTTAGATCAACTAGGGCTAACCCCCCAAGCTACACTTCTACGAGGTGTTGTACTACTGCGTTATGATTTGCCCAATGGTGCCCGTGATCAACGCCTGATCCTAGAAACCACCCAATCTTACCGAGACCTGTGA